The DNA segment GTGATCGACACCGGCCCCGGGATCCCGGCCGACCAGCTACCGCACGTCTTCGAACGCTTCTACCGAGGCGACCCTGCCCGCGCTCGACAGTCGGGAAGTGGCAGCGGCCTTGGCCTTTCGATCGCTCGCTGGATCGCCGACGCCCACGGTGGCACCCTCACGCTCCATTCCGGGGCGGGCGGCGGCACCACTGCTACGGCGCGGTTCCCCAGAGGGACACTCCCGGTCGCCTGACCCGCTGTCATCTTGCTGACAGCTTGCGGGGGGTAGGGTTCCCGGGGTGAACCCTCTCTTCGCACGACTTTCCCGCCCGCTGACGCCGACCCTTGCCCTGCTGCTGGTGGTGTCCGGCGCTGCGGGGCAACAGCCGCGACTGGTTACTCGTGCCGATGCGATCCAGGCGGCCCTCGATCACGCGCCCCGGTTGCTTGTCGCCGCAAGCGACACCTCGGCGGCGGCCGCTGCGCTCAGGAATGCCCGGCTCCGGCCCGACCCGACCGCCTCGTTCGGCTACTCCAAGTCCACGCCACGCTACCACGTGGAACTCAGCATCCCACTGGACCTGCCGTGGATCCGGAACGCCCGTGCCGCCGCAGCGCAATCCGGGCGTGCAGGGAGTCAGTTGCGACTCGCATTCGCGCGAGTCGCCGCACGAATCGATGCCGACACGTCCTACACGGCAGCGCTCGCAGCGCGTGAACTGCTGGCACTGAGTCGTCGCAACAGCCGTGACGCCGATTCACTCTACCGCATTGCCACACTTCGCCGTGACGCCGGCGATGCCAGCGATCTCGATACCGAACTCGCCAGCATCCTCGCTGGCCAGCAGGCCAACATCCTGGCAGGCGATTCGCTCTCCGCCGAGTCGGCGCTGCTGACGCTGCAAGCCGCGATGGGCATCGTCGGCAGTGAGATCACCATCGCACTCGCTGATTCGCTGACTCGCCCCCGATTCGATAGCACCGTCGTTGCCGGTGGCGGCAACCTCCTGCCGGTCGCTGCGGCCGAGAGCGATGTGCACACCGCCGACCTCTCCGTGCGGATGCAGCGGCGGAGCCGGATCATCGAGCCGACGCTGACGGCGGGGTTCGAGACCGGAGACCCGGGCGGCAGCGAGTCTGGTGTGCTGCCAACCGTGGGCATCGCGCTCCCCTTGCCGCTCTTCAATGGCAACCGTGGCAACATCGCCGTGGCCGAGGCCGAATTGCTACGCGCGCAGGCAGCCCTTGCT comes from the Gemmatimonadota bacterium genome and includes:
- a CDS encoding TolC family protein, with protein sequence MNPLFARLSRPLTPTLALLLVVSGAAGQQPRLVTRADAIQAALDHAPRLLVAASDTSAAAAALRNARLRPDPTASFGYSKSTPRYHVELSIPLDLPWIRNARAAAAQSGRAGSQLRLAFARVAARIDADTSYTAALAARELLALSRRNSRDADSLYRIATLRRDAGDASDLDTELASILAGQQANILAGDSLSAESALLTLQAAMGIVGSEITIALADSLTRPRFDSTVVAGGGNLLPVAAAESDVHTADLSVRMQRRSRIIEPTLTAGFETGDPGGSESGVLPTVGIALPLPLFNGNRGNIAVAEAELLRAQAALAAVRVESTGALGRARRALRAGLEQLARDEQLTASADRVSAMSLTAYREGAATLASVLEAQRMARDVRSQYVADLANAWIARSVLLLLSETTASSAP